The following are encoded together in the Notolabrus celidotus isolate fNotCel1 chromosome 9, fNotCel1.pri, whole genome shotgun sequence genome:
- the kcnip3b gene encoding Kv channel interacting protein 3b, calsenilin isoform X4, producing MSVRWETEGLQTVGIVCLVIMFLKLMHLLGLIDITETDSSDSDLELSTVRHQPEGLDQLQAQTKFTRKELQSLYRGFKNECPSGMVDEETFKTIYSQFFPQGDATTYAHFLFNAFDIDRNGSIRFEDFVIGLSVLLRGSVTEKLNWAFNLYDINKDGYITKEEMLAIMKSIYDMMGRYTYPCVRDEAPYEHVDKFFQKMDKNRDGVVTIEEFIETCQKDENIMNSMQLFENVI from the exons aTGAGTGTGAGGTGGGAGACAGAGGGACTACAGACAGTGGGTATTGTCTGCCTGGTGATCATGTTCCTCAAACTGATGCACCTGCTGGGCCTGattgacatcacagagacag ACAGCAGCGACAGTGATTTGGAGCTGTCGACTGTGCGTCACCAGCCGGAGGGGCTGGACCAGCTGCAGGCCCAGACAAAGTTCACCAGGAAGGAGCTCCAGTCTCTGTACCGGGGCTTCAAGAAC GAGTGTCCCAGTGGAATGGTTGATGAGGAGACGTTCAAGACCATCTATTCTCAGTTCTTCCCCCAAGGAG ATGCAACCACCTACGCTCACTTCCTCTTCAATGCATTCGACATTGACAGAAACGGGTCGATCCGCTTTGAGGACTTCGTCATCGGCTtgtctgtgttgctcagaggtTCGGTCACAGAGAAGCTCAACTGGGCCTTCAACCTTTATGACATCAATAAGGACGGATACATCACCAAAGAG GAGATGCTGGCGATCATGAAGTCCATTTACGACATGATGGGGAGGTACACGTACCCTTGTGTGCGAGATGAAGCTCCATATGAACACGTGGACAAGTTCTTCCAG AAAATGGATAAAAACCGAGATGGCGTGGTGACCATTGAAGAGTTCATTGAGACCTGTCAGAAG gACGAGAACATCATGAACTCCATGCAGCTGTTTGAAAATGTGATATAA
- the kcnip3b gene encoding Kv channel interacting protein 3b, calsenilin isoform X3 yields MSVRWETEGLQTVGIVCLVIMFLKLMHLLGLIDITETDDSSDSDLELSTVRHQPEGLDQLQAQTKFTRKELQSLYRGFKNECPSGMVDEETFKTIYSQFFPQGDATTYAHFLFNAFDIDRNGSIRFEDFVIGLSVLLRGSVTEKLNWAFNLYDINKDGYITKEEMLAIMKSIYDMMGRYTYPCVRDEAPYEHVDKFFQKMDKNRDGVVTIEEFIETCQKDENIMNSMQLFENVI; encoded by the exons aTGAGTGTGAGGTGGGAGACAGAGGGACTACAGACAGTGGGTATTGTCTGCCTGGTGATCATGTTCCTCAAACTGATGCACCTGCTGGGCCTGattgacatcacagagacag ATG ACAGCAGCGACAGTGATTTGGAGCTGTCGACTGTGCGTCACCAGCCGGAGGGGCTGGACCAGCTGCAGGCCCAGACAAAGTTCACCAGGAAGGAGCTCCAGTCTCTGTACCGGGGCTTCAAGAAC GAGTGTCCCAGTGGAATGGTTGATGAGGAGACGTTCAAGACCATCTATTCTCAGTTCTTCCCCCAAGGAG ATGCAACCACCTACGCTCACTTCCTCTTCAATGCATTCGACATTGACAGAAACGGGTCGATCCGCTTTGAGGACTTCGTCATCGGCTtgtctgtgttgctcagaggtTCGGTCACAGAGAAGCTCAACTGGGCCTTCAACCTTTATGACATCAATAAGGACGGATACATCACCAAAGAG GAGATGCTGGCGATCATGAAGTCCATTTACGACATGATGGGGAGGTACACGTACCCTTGTGTGCGAGATGAAGCTCCATATGAACACGTGGACAAGTTCTTCCAG AAAATGGATAAAAACCGAGATGGCGTGGTGACCATTGAAGAGTTCATTGAGACCTGTCAGAAG gACGAGAACATCATGAACTCCATGCAGCTGTTTGAAAATGTGATATAA